The following coding sequences are from one Pigmentibacter sp. JX0631 window:
- a CDS encoding prolyl oligopeptidase family serine peptidase — protein MSIQSNSNNAKGKKTIQINSPLKVVSNVRGDEIKNIIICLHGFGDNAANFASLANEINIQNVLWLFPQGPKNYPMGFDGAQWFPLFSDPTEERRNSEELVLQLLNEAIEVCKLDYSKVFLLGFSQGAALAIYSGLKLKEKLAGILALSGFIFQAHTIKNAYAGKVIDTPMLVLHGNQDQVIFPATYYDMLDSLKDLGVKRLRNKIYSNMGHTISSEEIKDITKFIEENR, from the coding sequence ATGTCAATACAATCAAATTCAAATAATGCTAAAGGTAAGAAAACTATTCAAATAAATAGTCCTCTAAAAGTTGTATCGAACGTTAGAGGTGATGAGATTAAAAATATTATTATTTGTTTACATGGTTTTGGCGATAATGCTGCAAATTTTGCTTCTTTAGCAAATGAAATAAATATTCAAAATGTTCTTTGGCTTTTTCCACAAGGGCCAAAAAACTATCCTATGGGCTTTGATGGAGCACAATGGTTCCCACTTTTTAGTGATCCTACTGAAGAACGAAGAAATTCAGAAGAATTAGTTTTACAACTTCTCAATGAAGCCATTGAAGTTTGCAAGCTTGATTATTCAAAAGTTTTTCTTTTGGGATTTTCACAAGGAGCTGCTTTAGCAATTTATAGTGGTTTAAAATTAAAAGAAAAACTCGCTGGAATTTTGGCATTAAGTGGTTTTATTTTTCAAGCACATACGATTAAAAATGCTTATGCAGGAAAAGTAATAGATACACCTATGCTTGTTCTGCATGGAAATCAAGATCAAGTTATTTTTCCTGCAACATATTATGATATGTTGGATTCATTAAAAGATTTAGGTGTGAAACGGTTAAGAAATAAAATTTACAGTAATATGGGGCATACAATTTCTAGCGAAGAAATTAAAGATATAACCAAATTTATTGAGGAAAATCGTTGA
- the hflX gene encoding GTPase HflX produces MNKTNIDIEKTIELEKARIQLENRDIVGMKAYLVSLELPEDNPVEIQESLQELGALVRTLGDECLGVSVQKKNKPVPATYIGLGKAEEIKKSCQLLQIDYVTFDQELSPTQVRNLENLINKPVLDRTSIILQIFKKNARSKESRTQVEIAHLEYMAPRLSNAWIAWERQRGGGGVGGRVKGSGETQLEIDRRRMKDKIASLKKDLEKIQKERETQRKNRLDEWNVVLVGYTNAGKTTLMNALTESHLSAKDSLFETLDSSVRKIRGTNNMNILITDTVGFIRNLPHGLVASFRSTLEEACKADLILHIVDISNKSYKEHIKVTDEVLRQVGASDVPKIIIFNKIDAIKGEPQLARILMRSYPKSICISSQKEEDIKKFRETIVQFLALNMVEKVFNVHYEDSKMLSLIYSHTRVLEAKWTQDEGIFKVRMSKSIYQRYFVINKAEENLEW; encoded by the coding sequence TTGAATAAAACAAATATTGATATTGAAAAAACCATAGAGTTAGAAAAAGCAAGAATACAACTAGAAAATCGTGATATAGTTGGTATGAAAGCTTATCTAGTAAGTTTAGAACTACCTGAAGACAATCCTGTTGAAATTCAGGAAAGCTTACAAGAATTAGGAGCTTTAGTAAGAACGCTTGGTGACGAATGTCTCGGCGTTTCAGTTCAAAAGAAAAATAAACCTGTTCCAGCAACTTATATAGGCTTAGGAAAAGCAGAAGAAATTAAAAAATCTTGTCAATTGTTACAAATTGATTATGTTACCTTTGATCAAGAGCTTTCCCCAACACAAGTTAGAAATTTAGAAAATTTAATAAACAAACCAGTCTTAGATAGAACAAGTATTATTCTCCAGATTTTTAAAAAAAATGCGCGTTCAAAAGAATCAAGAACTCAAGTCGAAATAGCTCACTTAGAGTATATGGCTCCTCGGTTATCAAATGCTTGGATTGCATGGGAAAGACAAAGAGGAGGAGGTGGTGTTGGTGGAAGAGTAAAAGGTTCCGGTGAAACACAACTTGAAATTGATAGAAGACGCATGAAAGACAAAATCGCTTCTCTCAAAAAAGATTTGGAAAAAATCCAAAAAGAAAGAGAAACGCAAAGAAAAAATAGATTAGATGAATGGAATGTAGTTTTAGTTGGATATACTAATGCTGGAAAAACCACATTAATGAATGCTTTAACTGAGAGTCATTTGTCTGCTAAAGATTCTTTATTTGAAACTCTTGATTCAAGTGTAAGAAAAATTCGCGGCACAAATAACATGAATATTCTGATAACCGATACAGTTGGTTTTATCAGAAATTTACCTCATGGATTAGTAGCAAGTTTTCGTAGTACTTTAGAAGAAGCTTGTAAAGCTGATCTTATTTTGCATATTGTAGATATTTCCAATAAATCTTATAAAGAGCATATTAAAGTAACTGACGAAGTACTACGTCAGGTAGGAGCATCTGACGTTCCAAAAATAATAATTTTTAATAAAATTGATGCTATTAAAGGTGAGCCACAATTGGCTAGAATACTAATGCGTAGTTATCCAAAAAGTATATGCATATCTAGCCAAAAAGAAGAAGATATAAAAAAATTTAGAGAAACTATTGTACAGTTTCTTGCACTAAATATGGTAGAAAAAGTTTTTAATGTGCATTATGAAGATTCTAAAATGTTGTCATTAATTTATTCTCATACTCGAGTATTAGAAGCAAAATGGACTCAAGATGAAGGAATATTTAAAGTAAGAATGTCAAAGAGTATTTATCAAAGATATTTTGTGATTAATAAAGCTGAGGAAAATTTGGAATGGTAG